The Epinephelus moara isolate mb chromosome 21, YSFRI_EMoa_1.0, whole genome shotgun sequence DNA window CAGGTTGTTGAATCTGTAGCTACATTTATTCAGCGCCACACTGTCAACAACCTTGTTAAAAGATGTGTGAACTTCGACCTTGCTGCCAACAGAAACTGATGGAAGTGAACTACCTGGGCAGCGTTTACCCGACACGGGCCGTCATAACCACCATGAAGGAGCGAAGAATGGGCCGCATTATGTTTGTGTCCTCCCAAGCGGGCCAGATTGGCCTGTTTGGGTACACTGCCTACTCCCCGTCCAAGTTTGCCCTGCGTGGCTTAGCGGAGTCTCTGCAGATGGAGGTGAGTGCTTTGGACTCTTTTGCTTGAATAACCTTTTGCACAGATTTCCACCGTACGCCAAGCAAACACGCTGCATTTACAAATCAGCTTCACGATTCATCTAGTTGAAATAATTTAGCTCATTATGCTTTTCCACTGCTTTGCTGCTGAGGGGTGATGAGCTGCTGGTGTTAATGTTATAACAAGGATTCCAAATGTATCACAAGGGGGCATTTATAGTTCATTTCCTGTTTGTATGAAATGTTGATTGCTGCAAATGGTAGGACGCAATGCTCAGTGAGTGGTGCTGTTCTTCCTCTCCAGATAAAGCCATACAACATCTATGTGACTGTGGCCTATCCCCCTGACACTGACACTCCAGGACTGGCTGAGGAAAACAAGACAAAGGTAAACACCTCTTTAACACAGTAAATAGTAACACGACTTAACAATACCCTCccttatttattttgttctgtcCTCTCATAGCCTCTGGAGACCAAATTAATCTCTGAAACCTCTGGAGTTTGTCAGCCAGAGCAAGTGGCCAAGATCATTGTTCGGGATGCAGTGGTAAGAAATTCCCTTCGCTTGCCACTAAACCACCATGCTTCTTATTTAGTTTTAAACATTAAGTGGACGGATAATCTGTTGTTAATCAACCTGCCTGTTTTTCCTTTGCTCTCGTAGCAGGGGAACTTCAACAGCTCTGTGGGACCCGATGGTTACATGCTGTCAGCCCTCACCTGTGGAATGTCACCTGTTACCTCCATCACAGAAGGTCTTCAGCAGGTAAAGCGACATACATGATACTGTCACATCGGCAGAAGTAGTGCTGCTCCAGGCTGCTGTGCAAATTGTGCAATTCTAACCTCAATTTATTTCGTGCACAGATTGTTACCATGGGATTATTTCGGACCATCGCCCTCTTCTACCTGGGGAGTTTTGACAGCATTGTGCGCCGCTGCATGATTCAGAGGGAGCAATCAAAGGCAGCTGATAAGAGGGAGTAACAGCAGCCTTACCTTCTTCACAGCCCAatgccccccctcctcctcctcctcctcctcctcctcacccacacACCCCCATCCCATCCCCTCCTCCAGCTGTACAAGTGCACAACCATAGGTGGGAAAAAGGCCAAGCTTTGAGTGCGTTTCTGATATCAACAGATGGGATGAAAGGAAGCGGCAGATGTTTACTCTTTGCTTGTCCAGTGGCGTAACTCCACCGTAGACTTCACTGTCAGTTTGATTT harbors:
- the kdsr gene encoding 3-ketodihydrosphingosine reductase; amino-acid sequence: MSSEEAFSSSITDWFFINSWWLLLPFIMLLVVAAFIVAFVLLLYMISPLISPKPLKLNGAHVVVTGGSSGIGKCIAIECYRQGAFITLVARDEAKLLQAKKEVEKFAINDKQVVLCISVDVSSDYSQVESVIKQAQEKLGPVDMLVNCAGSSISGKFEDVEVDRFKKLMEVNYLGSVYPTRAVITTMKERRMGRIMFVSSQAGQIGLFGYTAYSPSKFALRGLAESLQMEIKPYNIYVTVAYPPDTDTPGLAEENKTKPLETKLISETSGVCQPEQVAKIIVRDAVQGNFNSSVGPDGYMLSALTCGMSPVTSITEGLQQIVTMGLFRTIALFYLGSFDSIVRRCMIQREQSKAADKRE